Proteins encoded in a region of the Thermus sp. LT1-2-5 genome:
- a CDS encoding glutamate synthase-related protein, translating into MTWKEAYPDIPLGQDACGIIAMAEKSGKPSHRIVRRTLESLYRMAHRAGAIRGEGDGTGIQTDIPRELWARFLEEAGLEPELAFNPRFFVGHFFLPKGEEARVEEFFSALKREGQRLGVRPVHFRRGEVVSGVLGPVGRRTEPIFLQVAGLSPDGDGPLWELGLRLEALFPVHVVSLSTHSVVYKVRGAAELLKRYYPELSRPEFKSTIALGHNRYSTNTLSTFEQVQPFGLLGHNGEINTIERLRREMDYLGIPRTGGSDSQDLNRMLEGLIYRYGLSLPEAMDLVFPPVLGEVKALPEELQDLYLALRQRFGPLAQGPAALVSRHRDEAVFATDAMGLRPLWQFETPYEIVFSSERGVFNAEEFVSEPKPLAPGEKVYLRLTPEGPKVLPFDRHQRQVLERTLARTPLQGYRVHLAGPIRQAPPPVAGGSGVEVEEKPAPPPLGLERAFGWDRWDGAYLEALAKTGNEPIGSLGYDGPLAALNPEKPNLAEFFKETVAVVTNPAIDREREIEHFSTRTLLGRRPLPDGRGGGEVVELLVPIVLESDPGLAEAFGTLTLAEVRARFRTKTLVPQFTVEEGLLAGLKRLEEEAVKAVEEGAEVLILSDREAFHGGVWIDIGLAVAAVNRALLKRDAEGIALRRRTSLLVHSGGVRNLHDVAFLLGLGAEAVAPWLLEEKARALEGRKGVANALEALRKGLEKVISTMGIHELRGYGRIFSAIGLKPELAEYFGTRNFLGSDAAGYGFLELERTLLEREGFLRAEKVLPAKDFRFNPRIYKAAQEVASGQAPYSHFQEKVHSLERESPVAARQLLEVRFPEKSDVSPEEVDLSVGGHSLPFLISAMSFGSQGEASFRAYVEAAKRLNMLCINGEGGEIPDMLGKYTHWRGQQVASGRFGVHAYMLNSASVIEIKIGQGAKPGEGGHLPGKKVSAKVAAARNAVPGVDLISPSNNHDLYSIEDLAQLIEELKTVNPKALVSVKVPVIPGIGTIAVGIAKAGADVITLSGFEGGTGAARLHALKYAGLPVELGVRRAHRALVRAGLRDKVEIWADGGLKTAYDVLRMVLLGADRVGMATMAMVAIGCTICRGCQLDTCHVGITTQIETVEEALAHGLKRFVPQDLDRAVEHLTRFFGAMGEALREMVAALGARSLRELRGRSDLLYQRDHLEELDLSYFFAPVEEPEWLKDTSAHVLRKPLNQLTRTITEVVMGAYAQGGRRLLFQEGPVDSTDRALGAHLAGEIARRRLYGKGFDAEVELRFDAGSIAGNGLAAFNVDGMKVVVEGGAQDGVAKSAFGGTVAVLKGRNPYGAYVDGSVGKSFAYGAIGGLLIVEGVADSRFCIRLSGADVVLGGEPERPLRDDLGNLAARAQAKGFAFEYMTRGRALVLGDPGPWICSGMTGGRVYLRHWPEMGLTEEAMKRRLAKGAKVAVKPLDARGVEDVRELLSAYIAVLQEAKREEKAKRLAKLLENPAEHFRMVEPVNQQVEQGVSTE; encoded by the coding sequence ATGACCTGGAAGGAAGCCTACCCGGATATCCCCCTAGGCCAGGACGCCTGTGGCATCATCGCCATGGCGGAGAAGAGCGGCAAGCCCTCCCACCGCATCGTGCGAAGGACCCTGGAGAGCCTCTACCGCATGGCCCACCGAGCGGGGGCCATCCGGGGAGAAGGGGACGGCACGGGGATCCAGACCGACATCCCCCGGGAGCTATGGGCCCGCTTTCTGGAGGAGGCGGGGCTTGAGCCCGAGCTGGCCTTCAACCCCCGCTTCTTCGTGGGCCACTTCTTCCTCCCCAAAGGGGAAGAGGCCCGGGTAGAGGAGTTTTTTTCGGCTCTCAAGCGGGAAGGGCAACGCCTGGGCGTGCGGCCCGTGCACTTCCGCCGGGGGGAGGTAGTGAGCGGGGTCTTGGGCCCCGTGGGGCGGCGCACCGAGCCCATCTTCCTCCAGGTGGCGGGGCTTTCCCCGGATGGGGATGGGCCCTTGTGGGAGCTTGGGCTTCGCCTCGAGGCCCTCTTCCCCGTGCACGTGGTTTCCCTTTCCACCCACAGCGTGGTCTACAAGGTGCGGGGGGCGGCGGAGCTATTAAAGCGCTACTACCCGGAGCTTTCCCGCCCCGAGTTCAAGAGCACCATCGCCTTGGGGCATAACCGCTACTCCACCAACACCCTTTCCACCTTTGAGCAGGTCCAACCCTTTGGGCTCTTGGGCCACAACGGCGAGATCAACACCATTGAGCGCCTGAGGCGGGAGATGGACTATTTGGGCATCCCCCGCACCGGGGGCTCGGACTCCCAGGACCTCAACCGCATGCTGGAGGGGCTTATCTACCGCTACGGCCTCTCCTTGCCCGAGGCTATGGACCTGGTCTTCCCCCCGGTGTTGGGGGAGGTGAAGGCCCTGCCCGAGGAGCTCCAGGACCTTTACCTGGCCCTCAGGCAGCGCTTCGGCCCCCTGGCCCAGGGGCCTGCCGCCCTGGTGAGCCGCCACCGGGACGAGGCGGTCTTCGCCACGGACGCCATGGGCCTAAGGCCCCTTTGGCAGTTTGAAACCCCCTACGAGATCGTCTTCTCCTCCGAGCGGGGCGTCTTTAACGCCGAGGAGTTCGTCAGCGAGCCCAAACCCCTGGCCCCGGGGGAGAAGGTCTACCTGCGCCTCACCCCCGAAGGCCCCAAGGTCCTGCCCTTTGACCGCCACCAGCGCCAGGTTTTGGAAAGGACCCTGGCCCGCACCCCGCTGCAGGGCTACCGGGTCCACCTGGCCGGTCCCATCCGCCAAGCCCCGCCCCCCGTGGCTGGGGGAAGCGGGGTGGAGGTGGAGGAGAAGCCCGCCCCTCCCCCCTTGGGCCTGGAACGGGCCTTCGGCTGGGACCGCTGGGACGGGGCTTACCTGGAGGCGTTGGCCAAGACGGGCAACGAGCCCATCGGCTCCTTGGGCTACGATGGCCCCCTGGCTGCCTTGAACCCAGAAAAGCCGAACCTGGCCGAGTTCTTCAAGGAAACCGTGGCGGTGGTGACCAACCCCGCCATCGACCGGGAGCGGGAGATCGAGCACTTCTCCACCCGCACCCTCCTGGGCCGCCGCCCCTTGCCCGATGGGCGGGGTGGGGGAGAGGTGGTGGAGCTCCTCGTACCCATCGTCCTCGAGTCCGACCCCGGCTTGGCCGAGGCCTTCGGTACCCTGACCCTGGCCGAGGTGCGCGCCCGCTTCCGGACCAAGACCCTGGTGCCCCAGTTCACCGTGGAAGAAGGCCTCCTGGCGGGGCTCAAGCGCCTGGAGGAGGAGGCGGTGAAGGCGGTGGAGGAGGGGGCCGAGGTCCTTATCCTCTCCGACCGGGAGGCCTTCCACGGGGGGGTGTGGATCGATATCGGCCTGGCGGTGGCGGCGGTGAACCGGGCCCTCCTCAAGCGGGACGCCGAGGGCATCGCTCTACGGCGGCGCACCTCGCTTCTCGTCCACTCCGGAGGGGTGCGCAACCTGCACGACGTGGCCTTCCTTCTGGGCCTGGGGGCGGAGGCGGTGGCCCCTTGGCTTCTGGAGGAAAAGGCCCGGGCCCTGGAGGGGCGAAAAGGGGTGGCCAACGCCCTCGAGGCCCTGCGCAAGGGCCTGGAGAAGGTCATCTCCACCATGGGCATCCACGAGCTCCGGGGCTACGGGAGGATCTTCAGCGCCATCGGGCTTAAGCCTGAGCTGGCGGAGTACTTCGGCACCCGCAACTTCCTGGGCTCGGATGCGGCGGGCTACGGCTTCCTAGAGCTGGAGCGCACCCTTTTGGAGCGGGAAGGCTTCCTGCGGGCGGAAAAGGTGCTGCCCGCCAAGGACTTCCGCTTTAACCCCAGGATCTACAAGGCGGCCCAGGAGGTGGCCTCGGGCCAGGCCCCTTACAGCCACTTCCAGGAGAAGGTGCACTCCCTGGAGCGGGAAAGCCCCGTGGCCGCCCGGCAGCTCCTGGAGGTGCGCTTCCCCGAAAAAAGCGACGTTTCCCCGGAGGAGGTGGACCTCTCCGTGGGGGGGCACTCCCTCCCCTTCCTCATCAGCGCCATGAGCTTCGGCTCCCAGGGGGAGGCTTCCTTCCGCGCCTACGTGGAGGCGGCCAAGCGCCTCAATATGCTCTGCATTAACGGGGAAGGTGGGGAGATCCCCGACATGCTGGGCAAGTACACCCATTGGCGGGGGCAGCAGGTGGCCTCGGGCCGCTTCGGCGTCCACGCCTACATGCTCAACTCCGCCAGCGTCATCGAGATCAAAATCGGCCAGGGGGCCAAGCCGGGGGAAGGCGGCCACCTGCCCGGCAAGAAGGTCTCCGCCAAGGTGGCCGCCGCCCGCAACGCCGTGCCCGGGGTGGACCTCATCAGCCCCTCCAACAACCACGACCTTTACTCCATCGAGGACCTGGCCCAGCTCATCGAGGAGTTGAAGACCGTTAACCCCAAGGCCCTGGTGTCCGTGAAGGTGCCGGTGATCCCCGGCATCGGCACCATCGCCGTGGGCATCGCCAAGGCGGGGGCGGACGTCATCACCCTCTCCGGCTTTGAAGGGGGCACGGGGGCGGCCCGGCTCCACGCCCTTAAGTACGCCGGCCTTCCGGTGGAGCTGGGGGTGCGGCGGGCCCACCGGGCCTTGGTGCGGGCGGGCCTAAGGGACAAGGTGGAGATCTGGGCCGATGGTGGGCTCAAGACCGCCTATGACGTGCTCCGGATGGTCCTCCTCGGCGCAGACCGGGTGGGGATGGCCACCATGGCCATGGTGGCCATCGGCTGTACCATCTGCCGCGGCTGCCAGCTGGACACCTGCCACGTGGGCATCACCACGCAGATAGAGACGGTGGAGGAAGCCCTGGCCCACGGCCTCAAGCGCTTTGTGCCCCAGGACCTGGACCGGGCGGTGGAACACCTGACCCGTTTCTTTGGGGCCATGGGCGAGGCCCTAAGGGAGATGGTGGCCGCCTTGGGGGCCCGTTCCCTAAGGGAGCTTCGGGGACGCTCGGACCTCCTCTACCAGCGGGACCACCTAGAGGAGCTGGACCTCAGCTACTTCTTCGCCCCGGTGGAGGAGCCCGAGTGGCTCAAGGACACCTCGGCCCACGTGCTTCGGAAGCCCCTGAACCAGCTTACCCGCACCATCACCGAGGTGGTCATGGGGGCGTACGCCCAAGGGGGGAGGCGGCTTTTGTTCCAGGAGGGTCCCGTGGACTCCACGGACCGGGCCCTGGGCGCCCATTTGGCAGGGGAGATCGCCCGCAGGCGGCTATACGGCAAGGGCTTTGACGCCGAGGTGGAGCTCCGCTTTGACGCCGGGAGCATCGCTGGGAATGGCCTGGCTGCCTTCAACGTGGACGGGATGAAGGTGGTGGTGGAGGGCGGGGCCCAGGATGGGGTGGCCAAGAGCGCCTTCGGCGGTACCGTGGCCGTGCTCAAGGGCAGGAACCCTTACGGGGCCTACGTGGACGGTTCCGTGGGCAAGAGCTTCGCCTACGGGGCCATCGGCGGCCTCCTCATCGTGGAGGGGGTGGCGGATAGCCGCTTCTGCATCCGGCTTTCCGGGGCGGACGTGGTCTTGGGCGGGGAGCCGGAGCGCCCCTTGCGGGACGATTTGGGCAACCTGGCGGCCCGGGCCCAGGCCAAGGGCTTCGCCTTTGAGTACATGACCCGGGGTAGGGCCCTCGTCTTGGGGGACCCGGGGCCTTGGATCTGCTCCGGGATGACCGGCGGAAGGGTTTACCTGCGCCACTGGCCGGAGATGGGCCTTACCGAGGAGGCCATGAAGCGCCGCCTGGCCAAGGGGGCCAAGGTGGCGGTGAAGCCCCTGGACGCCCGCGGGGTGGAGGACGTGCGGGAGCTCCTTTCCGCCTACATCGCCGTGCTCCAGGAGGCCAAGCGGGAGGAGAAGGCGAAGCGCTTGGCCAAGCTTTTGGAGAACCCGGCGGAGCACTTCCGCATGGTGGAGCCGGTGAACCAGCAGGTGGAGCAGGGGGTGAGCACGGAGTAG
- a CDS encoding protoglobin domain-containing protein: protein MDPGDLLALLKRRTGFTEAHARLLAELGQVMTPIAPEVALAFYDYLGRDPELSEILHAVPGRVERLYGTFARWYGDLFSGAYDRAYAEGRRRIGLVHARLGIGPRAMIPAMGIVQELSLEHLRTALRGPEVFAAVEAFEKIIAIEIGLIEESYLEALSLGLSLGYRDLKEALSQGAAALLS from the coding sequence GTGGACCCCGGGGACCTGCTTGCCCTCCTAAAGCGCCGCACCGGTTTCACCGAAGCCCATGCCCGGCTTTTGGCCGAGCTGGGGCAGGTGATGACCCCCATCGCCCCTGAGGTGGCCTTGGCCTTTTACGACTACCTGGGGCGGGACCCGGAGCTTTCTGAGATCCTCCACGCCGTGCCGGGGAGGGTGGAAAGGCTTTACGGCACCTTCGCCCGCTGGTACGGCGACCTTTTCTCCGGCGCCTATGACCGCGCCTACGCCGAGGGGCGTAGGCGCATCGGCCTGGTGCACGCCCGGCTCGGCATCGGGCCTAGGGCCATGATCCCCGCCATGGGCATCGTGCAGGAGCTTTCCCTAGAGCACCTGCGCACTGCCCTTAGGGGCCCCGAGGTTTTTGCGGCGGTGGAGGCCTTTGAGAAGATCATCGCCATAGAGATTGGGCTTATCGAGGAAAGCTACCTCGAGGCCCTCTCCCTGGGGCTGTCCCTGGGTTACCGGGACCTTAAGGAGGCCCTGTCCCAAGGGGCGGCGGCCCTGCTTTCCTAA